CACCAtttcacatcaaaacacatTCAGGTGTGCGCATAACTGTTGAACGTCCAGTTGCAGCAGTTGAAGATCCTTGGGTAGAAAACACAGCATCTCCAAATCTAATACTCTTGGTTTGAACCTACATGGATGAGGGGCATCTTAGTGCATCAAACTACTACTAGGGGTGGTAGCATGTAAACATAGCCAAAAGACTTGAACTCACCATTCCAGTTTTAGTAGCACCTGAATTGGTTTTAGAACTTCCAGTTTTAGCATCACCCAACTTGGTTCTTGGTCTTTTAGTTGTTACTGAAGTGGTTGCTTTTGAACTTGTACATGGTACGCTGGTGGGAGCAACAACAGTAGTTGAACTCAAATTGGCACCAGATGTAGGTGTTCTTGTCCACTGTATCATCAATAGGAAACAATAAGTGAGCACGTATAAAATGGCCATGCATGCAGAGTTTTAAAATGTAGGCTTACCAGTTGGGTTGGAGGGGGCTGGCCAGTCTTTGAAGTACTTGGAATCTGCATAATAAAGGTAGTTTTTAATCATTGCAAGTGTCTAAAATTAAATTAGTTACATACAAATACAAAAGGAACTCACCATGCTAGACTCAAATGGGATATATGTTTTACTTGTTGATATCCCTTGACCATTCCAAAGTCCAATGCCACATAGTGGCCCATTGTTATGGTCTGAACCCCTACCCTTACCCCTGCCCCTACCTCTACCTCTCATTTTAGCTCTAGTTGGGCCTCTTGCAGTTGTAGATTTAGTCACATCAGCATTTTGCACAACATCAGCATCAGTATTTCTCTCAACAGCAGTATCAGCATTTGTAGAGTGGCCTCTACCAGCTCCTCTTCCTCGTTTAGTAGGCCCTTGCATCTTGCAATACATCAAAAAATGACAGTCAGATGTAGATAGAAAAAAGCCAAGCAACATATATTGATTGAAGTTACCTGTGCAGTCACTGATTTTCTTTGCCTCACAAATGAACAACCAGTGACCTTGCAACTTCTGGCATTGTGGTCAGTATGACCACAATGACTGCAGTGAATTGGCAGCCCTACTTTAGATAGTTTTCCAACATGTAAGTCCTCCAATGGAGCCTTTTTTCTAACTTTCTTAGGCCTGCCTGGAGCTATCTTCCTACGAGGTGGGAGTAATGTATCACTGCTAGCATTCACCCAATTTGTTTGGTCTGGCATAGGCATAACAACACCAGCATATGCCTTTACATATGTTTCTACTGAGTAGCAATTATCAACATATGCATATGGATCTTTGTTGTCTTGCACAAGTCCAGCACATGCATGGACACATGGAATTCCTGTCATATCCCACTCATTACATGTGCAAGACCTTTGAACTGCATTAACAGCAAAAGTTCCTACTATACCAGTCACCTCATACACCTCTCTTGTAGACACAAGTGCATCAAACTGAGCTACctgttttttcctctcttcaaTTTTCTGACAGATCCTCGGACAAATATGAGACTTCACCTTCTGAATCCAGTCTCTTTTTTCTTGAAATCTGCACATAATCTGTCTTCGAATGGCCTCAAACATAGTCAAAATAGGCTCTTCCCTAGCATCCTTAATGTATTGATTGAAGCTCTCACATATATTATTACTTAAAAGGTCACATTTTGTCCTTGGAGAAAAGGTGTGTCTGGCCCATAGGTTAGCTGGTATGGAACTAAGCCATGCGTGTGCTTCTGGGGCTACTAAATGTAACTCTCTCATTTTGCTTTCATAATGACAGGGTAAATAAGCCCTGGCTGCCCCCCACATTAAATCTCTTAGGTGCTTATCCTTGAATTTCAGTTTGAAATTAGCATACATGTGTCTAACACAGAATCGATGCTCCACTCCAGGATACTTATTCTCAATGCAATCAATTAATCCCTGACATAAAAACATAAATAACAGAATTAGTGAAAGGAGTGAGTGAGGAATAAAGGAAAGTAAATCAGATTGTAGTGGTGCTGACCTTTTGTCTATCTGATAGAAACACCCAACCCCTTTCAATTGGAGTGCCAATGGCATCAGTAAGGCTGTCCAAAAACCACCCCCAACTATCTTTGCATTCAGATTCAACAAGTGCCATAGCAATTGGGAACATCTGGTTATTAGCATCCCTACCAATTGCAGACATAAGCTGTCCTCCCATGATCCCCTTAAGGTGACATGCATCCAGTCCTATTACAGGCCTACATGCATTTACAAAACCTTCTTTTTGTGCAGTAAACATCACAAACATTCTCTTGAAGATTGGACTTTTACAAATATTGGACTTTTCAGTTACAATAAATGCCACTGAACCTGGATTTCTTTGTAAAAGTGTAGCACAATAGTCTCTTAATCTTGCATACTGCTTTGCACATGACCCTTTCACTGCTTCCTCtgctttctctcttgctctatACATTTGAGAGTTTGTACAGTTCAGGTTATACTTCCTTTTTATGCTCTTCTTGAACCCTTTTACTTTCATATCCGGATGGTCAGCAATGTCCTCCATAAACATCCTAGACAGCCACCTAGAATTTGCACTCTTGTTCTTGAAAGACCATGGACATCTATGAGGTACGCCTTTAATGGACTTCACTTGAAGTGTAACTTTGCTTCCATTATAGCCACTAGCATATATTCTCCATCCACATTTATTTGAACATATAACCACAGCTTTATCTTTGTCATTCTTAGTGAAGGTAACTTCAAATCCATTCAAAATTGAATACATTCTAACTGCAGCTCTAAAATCATAAATATTGCTAAAAATTCTGCCTACAGTCAATTCAGGATTTTTTAGATCCCTTTCCATGTTAAACTCAGGAAATTCATGCTCCATGCCTTCATCATTTGAATCATAAACTGGTTTAAGTATTTCATCATCACTAACATCTTCATCATCGACCAGTTTTCCATGACCTTTGGAGTTAAGGTATGCATTATATTCTTCACTAATCAGTGCCACATACTTAGCATAATCAGTCTGTTTTAGGTGACAATCTACTTCACCACCATCCCTCTCTACATCATCTATAGGGTCACATGCGTCATTTAAATCATCCCCATCTAGGAAAAAATCAAAGTCAGAGTCATATTCAACTTCCCTACAACCATCCCTATCACCTTCTTGTGAAGGATCTGAAGCATCACTTTCGGCCTCATCATTTTGGGGTTGATCAGCATTAGGATTTAGATTTTGTTTTCCATTAACCTCAATATTATCCTCTGCAACAGTTCTATCAGCATGCAAATCTTCTTCAGGGATCTCACCAACATAAAGTTGTATGATGTTTTGAGTTCTATTTACCTCAAACATTTCTATAACAATCTGGTCACTGTTTAACAGTTTAAGACCAACCTTAAAGTCAAGATTCCTAACCCTATAGTACACCTCTGTTTCATGTGATATTCCAGCACCTTTAAAAGCATCTCTTAACTCAAAAATTGACATCAAATCAGGGTCAACATCATCAAAATTAGCAACTTCTCCCCCCACATACTGTAAATTTGGGACATAGGCAAAATGGCCTCCGTAGTGAACCTCTAAAACATAGGTTTTGAAGTCCATTCTTCTGTAATCACACAAAGGTAATTGTTTTTAGTGCATGCACAGGTAATACAGAGCAAGTATCTTTTATTGTcccacaaaaataaaaaatcctagTTTGTCTATCTAACAGCCAACATATAACcatccaaataaacaaaaaatccagcaaattaataattaaaaaagacAAACCCATCGTTTTCCATCCTAACCCGAcaatgacttgttatgaactttAAGGGACCACACTAACAGATTtcaaacaaataattgtctacATATTAAAGCCCATGCAGTCATTAAAAAAACCCATACCATTGTTTCTGTGCAATAAAATTGATTAACAATTACAAATTTCTAAAATCGAGAAAAAATTGCAAAATCGAACCTCATAGATCTGCCCAAGCTCTCATAATCTCCTTTCACaatcttcaaattcaattcTGCCGTCTGTTAACAACCACATCGATtacccattttttcattcaaGATTGCACCagaattttcaattttgttagTGGACGTTTTGCTAAGGCTTCGGGCACCAGTGAAGAGAAAGTAACCcgacaaagaaaaaaaggaagagaaagtGACCCGACATAGTCAAAAGGGGACCTTTGTCTGTTCTGTTCcctaatttctttttctttttctgtccCATGCCAGATGGAGGGAAATTTCCCTCCATTATTTCAgggtaattttggaaacttgcatttcataaaCCAGCGTATATGGGTATTTTGGGTTGTTCAATGTTTTCATAAGGATATTATTGTCTTTTCAATATTCCGTTTATGTCAATTAGAGTTGACTGTTATTTTTTGGGGTAGACTGAGGAAAAATAAACGttggggggtaaagtgataaacGGCCTATActtaaaggggataaagtgcGATTAACCCATTTATATATTCCGATTTATTTTGAATCAGGATTCGATTAGTATAAATATTTTAATTAAAATACTatgtattaattaatttttattactaatccactcattttttcttgaaaagattTCTATAAATCAAATAATTGTTTGAATTAATCCGATTGTATTGCTTATATTTaaataaaactttaaaattatTAAAGAATTATTGCATTAAATTAATTTCAAAATCCGAAAATACCTAACCTGAATCCCGGTCAAGCCAAGTTTGATTTCTAAACTATATATTGAGACCTGTCTAGATCCGATTCCAAATCGTTTTATTACATGTCGGATCCAAATTTGGAATTACCAATTCCAATTTGAATCTGACTTCGTGGGTAAAAATCAATAGATCCTTAAataatatcaaaaaaattataGAATTAAACTAACGATAGTAAAATAATAACATCTCTAATCTCCATGATCAGtaaaatatcatttaattcGAGAATGATGACGCATTGGCATGTGAGAGCAAACTAAAAAGGCTACTATTAGTCAATCTCTAAAACCCTAGAGATACTTAAGTATCTATAATCTTTTGGATTTAATTATTGTTTTCTCGAAGTATAGATCACTTAAATCGCGTCTCTTTCTAATTAATCAAACTAAtcaattgttaaaaaaaatcatcagCCATCACCTTCACGGTGGAGTCCGCTGACTGTTGATGATTCAAAATCGCGTGCAAATTTGATTCTAAAGGCCCCACCAATCACATTTCTTCTGTCAAATGACATAATAATCTTCTGATTCCATTCTTCCCAACTTTTCCTGGAAATAAGTACCACATCTCCCCGCCTCTCTCGGTCTCTCCCCTGAGTCTTCATCACCGAAAAAACCGATCCAAATTCACAAGCCTGAGACAAAAGGAGTTGCTGTATTGTTTTCACAACCATCAGAAGCCGGCTGAGTTCCGATGTAAGTCTTTATATAGCTCAATGGAAGATTACTTctcgttttcttttcttccttttaaaTATTCTGCTAAATTTATGGAAGATGCTATTTTTGGCCGAAGCTGCTGTTTCTGTTTTTACTACTAATTTGTGTTGGTGAATAAAAGAGGAGCAGATTTTAGTTTTAGGCTAAGAATAGAAAAGGTATTGCGACAGTTTGTCGGCGGTCCGGATTGGGTTGTGGTTCacgcgaaaaaaaaaaatgaaccatttatcttttgttttaggTGGGGGTTAAAAAATTGAGTTAAGTTACTCCATATTTGAATCGAGTTCGATTTAATAAgaattaatttgaatttgatttgctaATTAATCAAACCAAACTTACATAATGTTTTGTATTTTATAAATTTTCGAATTCGACTCGAGCTTGATTTTATTAGCATTTTTATGCTAATTTTATTAACATGAAATGAGAATTTATAagtaaaaattacaagttactTGAGCTCGATTTGATCTCGATAAAAGTTGGTCTAAGTttggtttgaaaaattaataaGCTAAACTTGAACACATTTTCAACATTATtagaataatcaaataaatttatACATTAAATTGTTGTACTTGGTTGGTTAGACTCATTTATAGTGCTACTTTTGAGAGTCATCTAAGTTGGGCCACATTTGGTGCGACCGATTTTAGGCCCAGATCAGATTGATCTGGaggtttttatattttttcgtCTCCCTAAGACGGGATTCTATTGAGCTTTGGGCCACATTTGGCTAAGTCTTGATAACCATAATGGGTATCTGCGTACAGACAATGCTTGAAAGTCCCATTATCCTATTCCTAATATTTTGATTAGTCCTTATTAGAGTGTTTGGTTTGTATTTCGGAATCCTATTCCCAATGGGGCAGGGGCGAATTGTTTCCCCCGTTTAGAAATGGGGCCGGGGCCCTATCCCCCACCCAGCCACcagtttaaaaaattaataaatatacatatatgtatataattatatataatatttaacttaattagttacaaacttataataatgatattattagttatatgcaTTATATATTGTATATTAGTAtctgtaatataattgatattagtaattatactaataattatacatgtctactaatagaaattattaagtagttataataaatttactaatacatttatattaaattcctaattacacttgacacaataacactttttcttaaaaaaaaatacaataatgatttagtgattgtatttatatcaaaagtgaaaacttgactactttagttgtatttgttttgtcatgttggattgtattcaaataacttttgtttgattgtttttatagtttcaattgtgaaattataATAGATAATAACTTTGTGATGTGttaatattttagtacttgattatttgttaaaatttaactgtaataaaattatataacaaatttttattagcccCGCGGTGAAAGCAGGGCTAGACGGGGAGAGCAGGGGATGGGGGTGAGGGGAATTAATGGGCAGCGAGGAGGGTGgcgggggaggggtcccccacCCGAACCCCGCCCGATTGCCGTCCCTAATTATCGACCCTTAGACTAATTTACCAAAATGAGCACTCTTAATTCCAGTACAATTTTGTCCCTGTGTAACTTTACCAATTTTTAGGGATAATTGTTTATATTGGACTCCAATCATTTGGGCTGCAAACCATGGTTGGGAGCCTCCCTTGGTCCAACCAGTTAAACCCTCAACTCCGCTGCCTTCCAGTCTTGGTAAGTACAAAACCTGATAGGGTTAAAAATTGTTCAATTTGGGTAAACTCAGAAGGACTGTTGCTAGTTCAGCCATTAACCTATTGAACCAAGATTATTTGTAATGAATTTGGTATTGAACGTCTGATCCCATTAAGTTTAAGTCGGAATTATATGCCTTACCAGTGCATGCTTGTCTTCCACTAATCAAAAagacaattattttatttatcttGTGATTTCTCTTGCAAATTCTCTACACTAAAAATCGCTTAAActtttatttgtctttttcagttttcaatctagcttttcttttactttaaGTGTATAAAGATACatctatttatttttactaatttatTTCCTTTGCTTGTTTTTCAGTTTTGACCAATTGAAATCTAAACATTTGACTACATTGGACTTGTGTTAGACCTAATTATCCTAACATTCCAGTCATTACTTTTAGAGTACAAAAAAGTGAACAGCAAAGGAGATGGAAAACAGGGAGAAAGACTAcaaagttcatgttttggctattCCATTTCAAAGTCCGGGCCACATAAATCCTATGCTTCAGTTATGTAAGAAATTCATACGTAAAGGTCTGAAAACCACACTAGCCATCACCAAATTCACCTCCAACGTTATGTATACAAAATCAGACAAAGTCCAGATTGACATAATATCAGATGGCTATGATGAAGGTGGCTTCTTTGTCGCTGACCCTGTCCCAATCTCCATGGCTCGCTTTAAAGAAGTTGGCTCACGATCAATCATTGAACTCATGACGAAGTATGAATCCTTAGGGACTCCAATTGACTTCATCGTTTATGATTCCCTGCTACCTTTTGTGCTTGAATTCTGTAAAGAAGTTGGTTTACCTGGAGTGGCTTTCTTGACTCAACAATGTGGTGTTAACTACATAATGCACCAGTTTTATCATGGAAAGTTGTCTAATCCGGTGTCTGAGTTTCCAATCTCGATTCAAGGATTGCCGCCAATTGAATCTGCAGATCTTCCTTATTTTGGTAGTAATGTACCATACCATTTTGCATTGGTAGCTGCGCAGTTCTCAAATATAACTCAGGCAGATTGTGTCCTTGTCAACACATACTATGAGCTGGAAAAGGAGGTGAATCTTGTAATCagaatttttgtttgattcaGGTTCTTTTGTGCTTGCGTTTTTGTCTCTCTGTGGCTCCAtcacttcttttcttctttaatactaATCATAAAtgtctttttgttttctgttttaaGGTAACCATTCTTAGATGCTTTGTTTTCTTGTTATTGACCACTGCAAAGTTTAGTTCATTGACAATAAACTGGTACTCCTGAGTATTTTGGTGCATATATGCCTCCGTGTATGAACTATGTTcagtatttctcgttaaataaacaaaatattCAGAGCAAAAATATTTGTGGCTTAACACAGAAAGGTACTTTGTCGAATTTACATCAAAAAGAAGGGCTTGCTTGATTTAATTCTGTACTGGGAATTAATATTCAGAGAAAAAACAATTTGTGGCTCAACACAGAAAGGTACTTTGTTGAATTTATATCAATAAGAAGGGCTTGCTTGATTTAACATAGGCAGATTGTGTCTTGATTTAGTGAAAAATTTGCAACTAAATCAGACATTTTTCAGACATACTATAACAACCATGGGACGCAGATTGTTGGTAGTTTATAGAGTATCCAGAACTTTATCCAGACTGATCAATTTGTGATTTTGTTTTTCCTTGCCTTCATGAATCATGAAATGAAGATGTATGGATGGTTTAACATTATCCTTCCTCCCTTTTTTAACGCAGAACAATGTTAAAGCTACAAACAAGTGTACAATTTGATTACTTCCCTGTTTTATTTGGCACAGGTGGTGGATGAATTTTCCAAACACTGTCCGGTTCTCACAGTAGGACCAACAGTTCCTACTTTCTACCTGGATAGGAGAGTTGTAGATGACAAAGAATATGGAGTCCTTTCAACACAGAATGACCCGTCAACATGTTTAAATTGGCTAAGTAGCAAACCAACCAGGTCAGTTATTTACGCATCGTTAAGTAGTGTGAGGTCTGCCAGTTTTGGCGAAAAGCAATTACAGGAACTTGCTTTGGCTTTGAAGAACAGCAATTACTATTTCTTATGGTCTGTCAAATCTTTTGAGGCTGAAAAGTtgccaaaaaattttaaagaagaAACATTTGATAGAGGCCTTCTCGTCCAATGGACTCCGCAATTGGAAGTACTATCGAGTGAGGCAGTAGGATGCATTCTTTCACATTGTGGTTGGAATTCAACACTCGAAGCCCTGAGCCTAGGAATGCCAATAGTGGCAATGCCACAATTTGCAGATCAACAGCCAAATGCTAAGTTTATCCAGGACGTTTGGAAGGTGGGGATTAGAGTGAAGCATGATAAGAATGGACTTGCGACTAAGGAAGAAATTGGACGATGCATTAAGGAAGTAATGGAAGGAGAAACAGGCAAAGGAATAAAGGAAAATGCTACGAAGTTTTCCAATTTGGCTAAAGCGGCAGTTAGTGAAGGTGGAAGTTCAGATACAAATCTCAATTACTTTGTAAGCAAGATAACGAGTTCCTCTTGATCATCCTGTTCTTGAGAACCTTATGTTGATTGTGTTGTTTGTCTATCTAATCTTCACTGACTTGTATTTCGTCATATTAATTACCAACAAAATTgaaatagcttttttttttcccaagcTGGCAATGAGCACTTGTATTGCACATGTTAGTCATGACAAAGTATATTATTTTCTTAGACTTAACTGAAGGGTTAAAAGATTTATGTAGAGTTTTAGGTGCATGACAAAATTATAAGTATGGATGTTATATCTTCTACAAGATTCATCTTTTTGTTGTACACTTAAATTTTTGCATTATAAACAATGTTGACCCATATGTTCTTGAGTAGAAGTGTCAAAATGGATTCATATCCACCAATCCATCCATATAAACCAAccttaaatggatttggatgattcatataaattcaatggttttaaatggataaccatttaaatccaattatgttggtggatttaaatggattatccaTGTCATTCATATACATCCACTTAActtaaaaaacagaaaacacaCATAGTGATTGCAAACATTTATAAAAAAAGTGGGATAGAATCTTGTGGGatcatctattcttttcttcCTAACTTCCTCATATGTCAAATTAATTTTGTGGGACTACCTATTCTTTCCTTGATAACTTCCTCACATGCTAAGTTGCCAATAACattaattgcattttatttgctTCTAGTTCCTAGACTTCTTCCAtccttttcaaaattatattttagtctttactcttgttttttttataattaaattcTCATGTAGTAATGATTTACAAACATTTACATtcttaaggaaagaaaaagcgAGAATGCATCATGCAgtgtcaaaataatttttatttttttaattcttttatttataaaaagaatttttctaacaaGTGTCCTCGCAACATTGGTTAAGATACGTAAAtgacacctttttttttttaataagtgaAAGGTTTTGAATCCAAATCCTCATACTTATAATCCCTCTCCCCTTATCACCCAAcccaactaaaaaaaaaaaagacacctaATTTACTAAGTAATATAAGGTAACTTGTATATCAATGGTATAATAAGGAGtttcatacatttttaggtACTATAGTGCACATGAGatgtaaaatattttacttGAATAAAATAAGATTTTATTAGAACTCCATTTATTCAAGGAATCCCTCTTGAACAGGAGTGCAAAAAATTGGAAATGTAAACTTCTTTTCACTGTAAAGCAATATTTAATTCACCCAAAAGTTATAAAAATGTAGCCAAGTTCTTAATTGTTCATTACTTTACAAAATGATACTTAATGTAATGATGAAAGGTTAAATTGACCACAACAGTTAAATTTTCTTGGAACTAAACTAATTTTATGAAGAACTGAAATAGAGTAATAGTACAAGCATTTGTTATTACCAAAAGGTTTCAGGTGATTTAAGGATAGAGCTTTGGGGATAtgtattttttggaaaaaacaTTTGGATCTTAAATTTAGGATTTGGGAGAGTAAATGGATTAATGGATGAATCATGGTTTACACTATCCATTTAAATgacatccatttagatccatttattaaatggtttTAATTGGATTGGATCAATTTGATCCACTATCCATTTAACTAAAACCATTTATCAATCATAtatccattttgccacttctaTTCTTGAGTACCCCCTAATTTGAATGAAAGAGTCTCAGTGTGAAACTCAGTTATAGCCCAAATTTGACATTACCAATAACATATTCTGTCTATATTAAGTAGGTACTAATATATTTGATAGTAAGAATCCACCACAACTATGCTTTTGCACTATAGGGGCCACAAATTCATTAAAAGTTGGTCACTTAAATCAATCTGTTGGTTTAAAGCATTAGCCAAGGTCA
This portion of the Coffea eugenioides isolate CCC68of chromosome 11, Ceug_1.0, whole genome shotgun sequence genome encodes:
- the LOC113753456 gene encoding UDP-glycosyltransferase 74C1-like; its protein translation is MHQFYHGKLSNPVSEFPISIQGLPPIESADLPYFGSNVPYHFALVAAQFSNITQADCVLVNTYYELEKEVVDEFSKHCPVLTVGPTVPTFYLDRRVVDDKEYGVLSTQNDPSTCLNWLSSKPTRSVIYASLSSVRSASFGEKQLQELALALKNSNYYFLWSVKSFEAEKLPKNFKEETFDRGLLVQWTPQLEVLSSEAVGCILSHCGWNSTLEALSLGMPIVAMPQFADQQPNAKFIQDVWKVGIRVKHDKNGLATKEEIGRCIKEVMEGETGKGIKENATKFSNLAKAAVSEGGSSDTNLNYFVSKITSSS